The DNA window TAGCTACGGCTACACGGCCGAAGTCGGCCCAAGCACTCCGATCTTCTTCGGCGCCGGTGATGACGGCAGCGACTGGTGGCTGAGTTCCAACAGCCGCCAGGACACCATCACGTTCAGCGATTTCACCGGCGGCAGTATCGCCGGCGCCGGCGGCTACTTCTTCGGCTCCGATATCGAGGGCTTCTCCACATCCGCCGGTTCGATCACGATCTCCGCCACGGACAGCACGGGTGCCACGCTCACGTACACGATCGACACACCCGGGGTAAGCTCCTTCGTGGGCTTCGTGTCGACGGCGGAGATTACTTCGCTGTCGTTCAGCGTCGGCAACCAGCCGGGCGTATGGCCAACGGTGAACGACCTGCACCTGTCGGTATCGGCCGTGCCGGAACCGGCAACTTACGGCATGATGCTGGCCGGCCTGGGCCTGCTGGGCTTTGCCGCGCGACGCAAGGCGCACAAGGCCGCGTAAGCGCGCCAACGGGATATCGGGCGGCCTGCGGGCCGCCTTTTTCATGGGCGCTGCCAGCCGACGCCATGGGTGGACATTCGCCGTCAGCACCGTCTCGACAAATGGCGGCGATCATACCCTGCCGTCCGGCACGGTCCTCGTACAGCCAATATCGCCGAAAGCTCCCCATTTCGACAGACAACATCGTTCCGCTGCCTGCAAATTGCCTCATCCGGCCTGACCACTTGTTGCAAAAAGACGTCACTGGTCTGACAGAATCACATCCGGCCCGACCAAATCCGCGATTCTACGACAGCCTGCCAATGCAATAACCAAGCGAATTGCCGTCAAGTTGAGCGAAGTTAGCGCATATGCGCAACAAGGTTATCGTTTTCCGTTGAAACCATACGTTTTTATTATTTGTATAAGCAAACGAGCTCCGC is part of the Pseudoduganella lutea genome and encodes:
- a CDS encoding PEP-CTERM sorting domain-containing protein — its product is MLSLSVKTALASAALLAATAAHAELITFTSEAAYLAAVGTTGVDNFDDLDIEPYDGPLIREAGSYGYTAEVGPSTPIFFGAGDDGSDWWLSSNSRQDTITFSDFTGGSIAGAGGYFFGSDIEGFSTSAGSITISATDSTGATLTYTIDTPGVSSFVGFVSTAEITSLSFSVGNQPGVWPTVNDLHLSVSAVPEPATYGMMLAGLGLLGFAARRKAHKAA